The genomic interval ATCAGCGCCGCCGCCTATGCCGGCCGGGAGATGCCGGTCGGTAACGAGGGCCGCCCGTCAATGTCGCATGGTGGCGGTCCGTCTGTGAAAAAGAAAAATGCAGCCGAAGGCCGGCTGACGCAGGTGACTGCTGATGTGCTGGTGGTCGGCGGCGGTATGGCCGGGGTGTTTGCCGCGGTGAAGGCGCACGACAGCGGGGCACGGGTGCTGCTGGTAGACAAAGGTTCGGTCGGGCGGTCCGGCCAGACCCCGTTTGCCCGCGGTATTTTCCGGTTTGATGAACAGGATGGAATGAGCCGGGAGGAATATCTCCGGAAGACTGCCGAGGCCGCGGAATACATGAATAATCCCGCATATACCGGGTTGCTGCTGGATCAGTCGGCGGCCGTGGTCGATGAACTGAAATCCTGGGGCTTTTTTGAAGAGGCCACCTATACCAAAGCCATGAATAAACCGCTCCGGGAACGGAAAATCCGGGTTATCGAGCGTGTCATGCTCACACATCTTCTGGAGAAAGACGGCCGGGTGGCCGGAGCGATGGGACTTTACATCGATAAAAATGAGTCCATTGCCATCCATGCCAAAAGTGTCATTCTCTGCACCGGAGCCAGCGGCTTCAAACCGACGGGCTGGCAGATCGGAGCCCAGACGGCCGATGGAGATGCCATGGCCTACCGGATCGGGGCGGAGATCAGCGGCAAGGAGTGGGTGGACGGTCATGGCGGAACCAATTACGGCTTGGAAGGAAAGCCCATGACCACCGGTTCGAATACCGAAGAGATCCGCGGCATGCTCGGTGTTGAACAGAATATTGAGGTCGAAAAAAACGGTCCGTCTGCCGGCGGGATGATGGGACCGCCCGGCGGTGGCCCGCCGCCCGGCGGCCGGGATTCCGGAGAGCGGCGCGGCCCGCCCCCGGACGGGGATAAAATGGCCGGTGGTCCGGGAGGCCCTCCCGGTGGCGGTCATGGCGGTCCTCCTCCCGGAGGAAAAGGGGGCAAAGGTCCCATCGTGATCGGCGGGGTTTCGGCGGGTATGTCGAATCATAAAGCGGAAGGGCTGTTCCCGCAGGATGACCGGTGTTCATCCAATATTCCGGGACTCTATGCCGCCGGAGATTCCCTCTGCTCCATGCAGAACGGCGGTATATACACACAGGTCGGCTCTTCACTTGCCGGTTCCGGTGCGCAGGGAGCACTGGCTGGAAAAACCGCGGCCCGTTATGCCGCTTCGGTGCAGGAGGTCAGAGTGACCGATGAGGATCTGAACCTGATTCGCAGCGATATATATGCACCCTATCTGCGTGAACGCGGATTTTCCCCGCGCTGGGTGACCCGGACCATGCAGGGGGTGATGATTCCGAATTTTATTCTTTATGTAAAAAGCGAAGAACGGCTGCAGGCCGCGCTGACCTATATTGAATATATTCGCGATCACCAGGTGCCGCTGCTGAAAGCGGATGATCTGCATGAATTGCGCCTTTGCCATGAAACCGCGAATATGGTGCTCAATGCCGAGATGAAACTGCGTGCTTCGCTGATGCGCAAAGAGAGCCGCGGCAGCCATTACCGGGAAGATTATCCGGAGCGTAACGATGACGAATGGCTCTGCTGGATTAAGATCCGTCAGGATAAAGACGGCAATATGGAGACCGTGAAGCATCCGGTTCCTGCAGTCTGATCCATTGCATATCCGTCCGGAATTGCGGATCCGGCTTCTGTGAATGTTCAGAGGCCGGATTTTTTATTGCGCAGTTTTGTTTCCGCCGTTTTGAACCTGCTTCAGGACAAACTGCACCATCGCTTCAAAGGGGGCGGAGCGGGAGTCGTAGTCGGCACTGGTGGTCCGGATATAATCAATGTTCAGTTTATCCATGGCTTCGGCCAGATGGATGCCGAAGTTTGGATGATGGATGTTTCCGGGCTGTCGGGTCTTTTCCGAGTGGTAGATGAAGACCGGCGGGTCATCCGCAGTCAGATGATTGATGGGCGAGGCCTCTTTGATCCGTGCATCAAGTTTTTTGTCGATCGGGTCCGTTTCCCAGTTCCAGTCGGCGGGCAGTCCGTAGAATAACTTCAGGGCGGAATCATCGAAGGCGATGCCGGGAATAATTTTCTGTATAACACGTGGGTCGTAGGTGGACTGCATACTGAAGGCCAGGGCGCAGGTGAGGCGGGTGGACTGCTGCTCCACCGGATCTCTGCTTTCCGGATTTTTCAGATCGTCGTGAAACGCGAGCCACTGGGCAATGCCGGATCCGGCCGACCCGCCGCCGGCCGCGAGTTTTTCGGGATCAATATTCCATTCTGCGGCTTTGGAGCGGAGGAACTGGATTGCCCGGGCGCTGTCGTGCATCTGGGCCGGGAAAGGGGCGATGCCGGAAAGACGGTAGTTGATCGAGGCCGCGGATACGCCGTTGGAAAGAAAGCCTTCGAGCAGAATCGGATTGATCGTCGATTTATCGCCGCTTCGGAATCCGCCGCCGTGGATGAAAACGAAAAGCGGCGTGGGCGTATCGGAATCCGCCTGCCAGAAATCGAGCGTCATGGAAGCATGTGCTCCATAGGAAACATCGGCAAAGGTCGGGGGGTGTTTCTTCGGCTGTTTCCGCTGACTATTTTTCGGCTGTTTTGGGATCTGACCGCGAGCGGCCCGCAGTTCGGTCAGGGTTAAAATCCCGTCGTTGTCGGCATCGAGTTCCGGTCGTCTTTCCAGCAGTTTCTTCAGCCGGTCATCATTTGTCGATGTTGGTGCGCTGGGCCGGGCGAACCCCGCGGAAACCGTTAGGAAGGCTAAAAACAGAGCGGTTGTTTTTTTCATGATTTTTACATCCTTTTATTCATCAACGTTATTTCGTCCGTTTTTAGTGCCGCTTAATCTCAACTTAATGCAACCGGTGGTATGTTCGCGGAAAATGTATGGAGAACCTGGTATGATGAAATATTTCAGTTTATTTCTTTTGATGGCATTCGCTGCCGGCTGTCAGCAGCGGCCGGGTGGAAGAAAAGGCGGGGGACCGCTGGATGCTTCCGGTGCCGATTTTGTTAAGCGGCTGGATAAGGATGGTGACGGAAAGGTTTCCGCACAGGAATTTGATGGCCCGGAAGATCATTTTTCGCAGTGCGATAAAAATAACGATGGCTATCTTACGGAAGATGAAGCGCCCGGCGGGCCGCCGGCGCGCGGTGGTGAACGACGCTAGGATTTGTTCCCCGGACAGGATCCGGAACGTTACCGTATTCTTTTCCAACAACGCCCCCTCCCATAGCTGTTCCGGCCACTGGAATTTTTTCAGTGGCCGGAACTTTTCATGTTGGTGATTGCTCTTCCAATAGTGGAAAAAGGGGGTATCGTAGTACGCACTTTTCAATCAGGAGAGCATATGGAAATTTTGAGGAATAAGACGGCGTTCATCTGCGATATGGACGGGGTGATTTATCATGGGAAGAACCTGCTTCCCGGTGTTACGGAATTTGTGAACTGGCTGAAGGCAGAGCATAAAAAGTTTCTGTTTCTGACCAATAACAGTGCACTGACGCTGCGCGAACTGAGCGAAAAACTGGGGCGTATGGGACTGGATGTGGATGAGTCGCATTTTTATTCCAGTGCCCGGGCAACGGCGGCTTTTCTGGCCAGTCAGAAGCCGAAAGGCACGGCCTATGTGATCGGTGATGCCGGGATCATCAATGCGCTTTACGATGAAGGTTATTCCATTAATGACACCAATCCGGATTATGTGGTGGTGAGCGAAGGCGATAATTATGATTATGCCCGCATCTGTAAAGCCACCCGGCTGGTGAACGAAGGGGCCAAACTGATCGGCACCAATCCGGATCTCACCGGTCCGGTAGAGGGCGGAGTGCTGATTCCTTCGACCGGGGCCCTGCTGGCACCGATTGAACTGGCCACGGGAAGCAAGGCTTATTATGTGGGAAAACCGAATCCGCTGATGATGCGCAATGCGCTGAAAAAACTGGAATGCCGGCGCGAAGAGACGGTGATTGTCGGGGATCGCATGGATACCGATATCATTGCCGGTATCGAAGCGGAGATTGCCACCTGTCTGGTGTTGAGCGGTGTCAGTTCGCGCGAAAGTGTAACTCAGTTTGCATACTGTCCGGATTATATTCTCAACGGTGTCGGTGATATTGTGCCGTCGTAATGCCGCGCCTGTTTCGTTTCACTCTTCCCAGTGCGGCTGCACACAGGCAGGCTCATCGGTGGGTGAACACAGGGCATTCAGCGCATCTTTTATAACCGGGGTATTCTGATAGGTCTGCAGCAGGGGGGCGCATTCGGCAGTGAGTGCGTCGTCTTTGAATTTCAATCGGGATTCCCGGCCCATGGAGGCGAGATAGGAACGGGAAAGCCGGTCGAGGTCGTCGAGCCCCTGTACATACAGTCTGTTTTGTTCATCCTGATCCAGCTTCTCAAAAAGCGGGTCCAGTTTTGCACGTTGCAGCACATTAAGCGGAAAGGTGTTCTTCAGTTCGCGGATCCAGAAGTAAGCGCGGTACGGATGCGAATCTTTAAATGTATCAATCCAGTTGATCATGGAATAAATAAACCGGTTCATCTCCTTGCGGCTGTGATGGGGATCCCTTTCAAGGTAGCGGGCCTCCAGCAGCGCCATGGCATCGTGCAGCATCCAGGGCGGAGCGCTTTTGTGGCCCTCGCCGTGAAACCAATGAACAGCTTTCCCGCCGATCTGTTTGCGTGCCCAGGCACTGGTATAGCGGTTGAAATCGCTTCCGCCGGTAATGATGACAGTATCGCATGAAGGCGGCTCCAGCCTTGGGGAATGTAGGTGCTCATAGGAATCAGGCCGCAGGCCTTCCACGTATTCTGATTATAATAACTCACCGATGCTCCCGCTGAAAATCCAGCGAAATAGAGCCGTCGCCGATCCACCGGCGCGGTATTCAGCAGCGTCTGAACCATGCTGTCGCAGATTTTTCGGTTCACATCGACTGAATTATAATAATCCGGTTCAACAGCCACGGCCACGATCCAGCCCGTCACCTCAGCACCGTTGATAAGTTCGCGGATGTTCAGCAGTTTTCCACCCGTCGGACCGGTGTACAGCATCAGCGGAGCGGAACGGATATCGGCCAGTGATTTCGGAACATACAGATAAAAGCTCGAGCCGTCGATCGCCTCCAGCGGTCCCAGAATTTCTCCCCGTCTGTAGGCTGCGCTCTCCACTTTTCCGGTATTCGTGCCGAGTGCCTTCCGGCTTTCCTCCTTAAATAAGTAGTCCTGATCTTCAGTCGATAATCTGGCGATAGGGACGATGTACTTCTGCAGCTCTTTGCTGAGCAGTACAACCGTATCATTATTCCGGACTGAGGCGTATTGTGCATACAGTGTTTGTGATCCATCCCGGGACCGCCATTCGCGCATCTCCCCGGCCAGGCCGTGGAGTGAGAGCAGCAGAATGGTCGGCAGAAATAGCGGTTTCATAATTCAGCACTCCTGTGCCCTGAGTTCAATTATCGATGAAAACCTCTTTGACGATTTGAACACCATTAAGTTTCGGGCCGTGAAACTGAAGCCGAATGCCGGTTACATTCTGTTTGCCGGTTTTGCGCGGGACTTCGTTGGTATAGGTATATCCGACTCCGCTCGTTATCCGCACCGGTTCCGGGGAGTATACCATTTTATAGGTTTCGGCGGCCTTGACCGGCTGTGTTTTGAAATCCCTGCGACCGCCGGCGTGGATCCGTCCGATAAAAATTTTACCGGGCACGTTGATGGTGTCCTGCCCGCCGGTATCATAATTATCCAGCACCCGGAGCACCTCGTATTTCATCGCCACCTTTTCATAATCGAGCGGCGTTTTATTCTGAATGGATATGTCATACCAGACATGGTCGTTCCGGTCGGTCCGTTTGGCCGATACATAGAGCCGGTCGTTGGACAAAAACCATTTCGCCGCGATCCATTCCTTCAGATAAGCGCGATCTTCATCCGAAAAGTGTTTGGGGCTGATCCAGCTTGTCCGGCCCGCTTCGTTTTCAACCCGGAACTGCTTCCGCTGCTCATTCCAGTCCAGCACCTTCAGGGAAATCGTTTTCTGATCCGAAAGCGTGAACTCCCGGGACGTATGCAGCTGCGAAAAATCCTCCGCGACTGATCGAATTGCCGGCAGTCCCGTCAATGCCATCAGCATACAGGGAAAAAGAATCCGTCTTTTGTAATGAACAGCCTTCATCATCATTGCAACCACACGCCAACACAGGTTTATCGTTTTTCAGAACGAATCATAATACATTGCAGTTTAGCTGTATAGGCCTGATCTGATCCTCTAAAACCGAACCGTTTCAGTGGATCAGGTTACATTCTGTCTATTCTCGGCTATCAGGTGTTGGATAAGAAATCCGCCGCATTCTTTACTCAACACAGTAATAAAACGATGTCTGATCTGTAAGGGGAAATTCGGAGTGACCTAGGGGAAGGCGGTACGCCTTCGGTACAGACTTTGATGCGGCGGCCGGCGGATCATGCGCACGGAGGTGGAAGCTTCAGTTCCATGATGTAGTCATCCATATAGAATCCGGAGCCGATATCTTTTTTGACTTCATCGGTTGCGATGAATCCCTTGCGTCGATACCAGGCGATGCTTTCACTGTTGCCTCGGTTGACCGTCAGCCAAACCGCCTGTGCGCCGGTTTCTGATGCCCGCTTTTGGGTCTGCTCCAGCAGGGCGGTGCCCAGACCGGTGCCGCGTGTTGCGTTTTTAACATAGATTTTGCTCAGCATCAGTTTGCCCTCCGGCTTATTCGGAATAAGGGCAAGGTAGCCGCACGGTTCATCGTCGGTCCGTGCAAGATAATATTCCGTCCCCGCTGCAATCTGCGCTGAAATCGTCTCAATACTCTGGAATTTCCCGAGCATATAATCCACCTGCGCCTGACCAATCAGGGGCACAAAATACTCATTCCAGATCTCCTTCGCCAGTGCCGCCGTTTCGGCGATAGAAGACCGGTCGGTTACCGGATCAATAGTTGTTTTTTTCATGATGGTGCATTCTACAGGAGCCGGCCAAGGGAATAAGCGTTGTTTTAAAAACAGGACGTTACTCCCTGCCGGATTCCGCTTATCAGCGTATTCTCTACATGGTGAACGTCAGGCTGATGTCACCGGTGATGTCTTCTCCGTCGATGGTGTACGAAAAACCGGCTCCACCAAGCAGCTGTTCGGTGAACCAATAGCCCAGCGTAGCCGATAATGTTACATCATCATCGTTGTCTATAGTCGTATAATCTACGCTGCCTCTGAAGAGCACCGCTTCGGTGGCTTCGATTTCAACACCACCGCCCACATCGAAACTCGCATCCGTTTCATGCTCCTCAAAACCGGCAACTTCAATTTCCGTTCGTACGGCTCCGGCTCCGACATTGAGGAAGGGATTGATCTTTTCGCCGGGGAGAAAATGATAAACCAGATATGCTCCGCCTGAAAAAACCGAAACATCCGCATCCAGGCCCAGAAAATCTCCATCAGCCCAAAGATATCCACCGGTAAGATTAAGATCAACATGCTCATGCAGCACGATATTTCCGGAGCCCTGGACGCCCTTTCCGGTTCCAAAGACGTCATCCAGAAAATCGTTCCCGAATTGAATGATGCCGAACGAACCACCGATGTAGTTCTTACCCAGTAATGTTTCGGCATCCGCAACCTGAACAGCTACAGCAAGAGCGAGTACTGCGCAGGGGATTATACGGGTTATCTTCATCATCTCTCCTTGTTCCTTTATATCTTTTCCTGGTTTTATGCGCTACACAGCGAAAGGTCATATTCTGAAATTATTAAACGTTAAAGGGGGGTGATTAAAGGAATAAATGCGGACCAAACTATAGAGGAGATATACGGGATGCGTTCTGCCGGCCGATCAACCCGGTTGTTTTTTTATACGTAACGGACCTTTTTTCCACATTGTAGGCCCGATGCCCCATCGGGCGCATGTACGCAGAGCTATTCCGCCGGACGACGGGGAGGGAAGTCCGGCCCGGTCAAAGGCTTCGCGTTTTTTTGCCAAAGTAGTCGGAAAATTAATCTCCCGCAGAGCCGCGGAGTCCGCAGTAAAGCACCGGAATTTGAGCGGAGCTGTGGTGCTGACTTGAAGGGATAGGGGCGCGGGGAATACGTAAATCCGAGGAGCGACCCTTTTGATGGATAGTATTTCTATTGATAAAACCAGAATCCATAGGATATGTGATCACCGCTTAAGTAAATCTCGGCAGTTTCTTTTTTGAGGTAGTTTGCTGGAATATGAAAGGCTATTTCGCTAAAGCCTTTTTCTTGAAGCTGAACTGGGGGGCATAGGATTTTTTTACCATTCACGAACAAATGTAACATCAGCTCTGTATTTAGTTCTGTTTTTCTATTTTGAAGGGCACTGGCTCCAAATAGCACAGTGCCCGAGGCGGACCGTCCTGTTCGTAGAATCATGGTAATAGGTTTATCTGGATTTACATTCTGAATAGTAAACGATTCTGCACCGTAGATGGTACGTCCGTTTTCTGAATATACTTGACCATTTAGGTCATCTGTTTTTGCAACAAGAGGGAATGACGTATTTTTAAGTCTTGATATTAATCGGTAGTGATGAGCACTTTCGTGAGGTCCGTAGCCTACATCTAGCTGATCAATAAGTTGGAGGTTGTTCATGGAGTTCAGTGCAATTCGAGGTTTTAATCCATTTTCAATGGTTTCCCATTTAGCTTTATAGATGCCTAAAGCCTGATCGGTAGTCAGTGCGGTATCTGTATCTTGCAAGACCAATTCGCCTATAAAGGGTAAAATCCATGAGTTGCTAGAAAGAAATGCTTTTGAAGTTATCCAGTATTCAAAGCGTAATTCCGGTTTGTGTTTAAGTAGGTCGATAAGTTTTAATGTATCTTTTATGTTCGCATCAAAAAAATCTGGAGAAGTGATGCCGTAGGGATTGAATATTTTATGTTTCGGAACAAAGTAATTGAGTCCTGCTCCTCTGGTAAAACAGAAGTTTGCTGTAGAGGGAAACTCATTATTGATTGTTCTGATGAAATCCAGTTCCTGCTGAATGTATACAGCATTTCGATAGGTATCACTTGCTACGTAAGCAAGAGATAGTGGTTGGTATAAAATGAGTATACAGGCTGAGAGCAATTTTAAATAGGGGGTATGCAGTCGTTCTGATATTTCATTCCAGCCAATGGAAATATAAATGATCCAGAACGGCATGATCCATCCTAGGTATCGGTCATTAGAAATTCCTTGAAACTGACTGGAGGCAATGAGGAGAAGGGAGCCAAGGACGGAGAGTCCAAGCCAGCATTCATAGACGACCATTTTTTTTTCTCGAGCATAAAGCAGTATCCCGCTTAAGCCCAATACACCTGATATAACAGGAAGAAGGTAAAATTGCCGAAAGCTTTCCTGAAGACCGCCAAAAAAACCTTTCAGGAGCGATAGAAAATCAGTCAATGTAAGAATTAATGCTCCATCTACAGGATATCTATTAAAATATCCTTTGTTTGCAACGGACATGAATTGAAAATATCCGGTAGTTTTAAAATTAATAAACAAGGTCGTACCGAATATGAGGAAGCCAATCATGCCAAATAGAAAATACCGTTTGGCATTTAAAGAAAATCCTTTTTGTTTTAAATGAAAATTTCTGAAAAGAATTTCGCCTACTCCAATCATTATGAATGCGATGGAGAAGATCATGCCCTCCGGACGTGTGGCGGCACATGCCATAATAAGTATCGCCGAAATGACCTGTTGCCGATAAAGCAGTGATGCAAAGAGTCCCAGTGTAAGCAACATCAACAATCCGATATCTGTTTGCCGAAGGACAGCCGATGCTATATGTCCACTCAATACAGTCAGTCCCATGGTGAGCGGAAGAACCTCCGGTGCCATTTTTTTGATAATCAACCAGATGCAAGTGATGATGCTTAAATAAAAAACGGCATTCAGAATAAAAGTTGCTGTGTGAAAAAAAGTACCAGTTGCTCCCAATCGATAAATCAAGGAAAGTAAAAATATATAAAGGTGTGTTGTGCTCCCAGAGGAGGGCGAATCACCTGGAGAATAAATGTATGGGTTTCCCGTTGCCATATTTCGGGCATATTGCAAATAGATAGCTTGATCAGGTTCAGCTAAGGCCAAGGTTCCATCGCCTGCGGTAACTAGTAATATGTAAGTGCCTGCGATAATTAGTAGAGATAGGCTTAGGGATAAGATCAGAATTTGTTTTGGGAATAAACGCATTGAGAAAAACTAAAATATGATATTATTCGAGAATAGATTAAAATTAGACTTGTGAATATAAAAAAACCTCGGCATGAGGCCGAGGTTTCATCAATACATATTAATCACGCAGATTAATAGTTTCCGTAAGAGGTATACATTCCGGAGGCAACATTGGTGACACCTGAATCATAGAAACTTAAAGAGGTGGATGACGGGATTGTACCGGTTTGATTACCTACTTTAAGTGCGGCGGATCCGCCTTTGATATACTCGACAAGGTCAGAGGCTGATACTGTTGCATTGGTGGGCTGAGCTGTTTCCATAGCCCATTGTTCAGCTGCTCCTATTACGATTCGAGCATTGTTTTCCATGCTTTTCTTTACAGAATTAGCGCGTGCTTTCTGGAAGGACGGGATGCCGATAGCGGCGAGCAGGCCGATGATGGCGACTACGATCATGATTTCGACGAGGGTGAAACCCTGTTTTTTCAGTGTTTTTTTCATGTTTATTTTCTCCATTTTCATGATTCAACATTTTTAATTTCAGGTGTCTGAGTTGAGCTCTCCTCATTTTCCGTGTCAGACGAAATCTATATAGCGATTCGCGTGCCAATTTTGTTTCGCTCCAAGGAGCGGGGTGGGCTGTCCGGCGGATTGAATAGGTTAAAAAGCCTTTAAATAAAGGGTGATCTGTTAAAGCGGAAAGAAACGGAATAATTTTCTATGCATATATTGATGGCTGATGCGATTCTGAAAAATGAGCAGATATCCGGACGGAATCCGGTTTGCAGACGCTGGAAAGAGGTGGACTGAAAGGGCGCGGAATTTTAAGTGGTCTTCACCGGAGCAATCGGAGATAAGGTTGGCACGAAGGTAATACCAAACGTTAAAACTATCCGGTATAAATTTGATCTCTCGCAGAGGCGCTGAGGACGCAGAGAAATTCAGTCATAACCCGCTCCGCGTTCTTGTAGGTTTCTCCCGACATCATGTGAGCTTTTTCCCCTTTCGAGAATGGGAACCATTACTCGTCGGAGAAAGGGGAGGAAAAAAGCGCCTCAGTTAAGTAAGCTGAGGAGCACCAGGGAACCGCCGGGCTTTTGACGGAAAGCTCGGCGGGGTTTCGGAAGAGATCATTCTGCGTCCAGAACCTGCCGGAGGCAGCGTTCATCGCAGAGCAGGGATCCTCCGAAGCTGCTCTCTGCGCGGGATCCAATTTATACCGGATCGTTTTAACGTTTGGTATAAGACCCGTTGAATGCGGTTCAGTTGCGGGAGGTGCTGCGGAGCCGGTTTGTATCGCAGGCCGCCGGCCTGCCCGTAGAGCGGATGATCAGCGTTGAATTCCGTGTTGTTCGGGGGAGCATACGGGCTGTCTGCGGTACGGTTGCCGTGTTGCTTCGGCTGCAGAGAAAAAGAAACGGGGAAAGGAAGTGTAGGGACATAAAAAAACGCGTTTTCCGGTATGAAAAACGCGTGGTGTGTGCGGTGAAAGAGGAACGATCAGGCGTCCTGTTCCTCTTCCGGCAGTTTGCGGTAGAGGGTGGCGAGGCTGATGTCGAGTTCCTTGGCGGCGGCGACTTTATCGCCGCCCATGGTATCGATCACTGTTTTCAGGTATTCTTTTTCTTTGGCGCGCAGGAAGGCTTTGAGGGATTTTCCTTTTTCAAATTCGCCGGTTGCGGCCGGTTTCCGGGCGGCGGGGTTTTCCTCGTAGGAAACAATGAGCTTGGAGGGCAGGGTTTCCTTGGTAATTTTGTTGTCGTGCAGGAAGGTGAGGCAGTGCTGGATCACGTTCTGCAGTTCGCGGACGTTTCCGGGCCAGCTGTAGCTCTGGAGGATTCCGAGTACGGTACTGTCCATGGTGGGGAACGGTTCTCCGGGTTCCAGTTCCTGGCTGATGAAGTGCTGCGCCAGCGGAAGTATATCCTCCGGGCGGGTTTTCAGCGGGGGAATATCAATGGAAATGACACTGAGGCGGTAAAAAAGGTCTTCGCGGAAGGTGCCTTCTTTGACCATGCTTTCCAGGTTGCGGTTCGATGCGGCCAGAATGCGGACATCGACGTCGAATTCTTCGGTTCCGCCCACTTTGCGGATTTTTTTGTTCTGGATGGCGCGGAGCAGTTTGGACTGCAGGCTGTGGGGGATGGAGTTGATTTCGTCGAGGAACAGGGTGCCTCCGCGGGCGGCTTCGAACAGGCCTTCTTTTTCGGCGTTGGCACCGGTGAATGCGCCTTTGGTGTGGCCGAAGAGTTCCGATTCAATCAGGGTTTCGGGCAGTGCGGCACAGTTGACCGGAAGAAACGGACCTTCTGAGCGTGCGCTGAAACTGTGGACGGCTTCGGCGACCAGCTCTTTGCCGGTTCCGCTTTCTCCGGAGATCATAATGGTGGTTTTGGTGGGGGCCACGCGTTTGATCATTTCGCACACGTTGATCATCTGTTCACTTTCGGCGACAATGTTGCCGAAGTATTTTTTGGCTTCGATCTGCCCTTCGCCGCCGATCTGCTCGGAAAGCGATTTCTGGTATTCCAGTGCGCGTTTTACGGTTTCGAGCAGTTCATCGATTTTGAAGGGTTTGGGAATGTAATCGAAGGCGCCTTCCTTC from Verrucomicrobia bacterium S94 carries:
- a CDS encoding FAD-binding protein, producing MNPLNTKFKRRGFLGAVGGGCAVISAAAYAGREMPVGNEGRPSMSHGGGPSVKKKNAAEGRLTQVTADVLVVGGGMAGVFAAVKAHDSGARVLLVDKGSVGRSGQTPFARGIFRFDEQDGMSREEYLRKTAEAAEYMNNPAYTGLLLDQSAAVVDELKSWGFFEEATYTKAMNKPLRERKIRVIERVMLTHLLEKDGRVAGAMGLYIDKNESIAIHAKSVILCTGASGFKPTGWQIGAQTADGDAMAYRIGAEISGKEWVDGHGGTNYGLEGKPMTTGSNTEEIRGMLGVEQNIEVEKNGPSAGGMMGPPGGGPPPGGRDSGERRGPPPDGDKMAGGPGGPPGGGHGGPPPGGKGGKGPIVIGGVSAGMSNHKAEGLFPQDDRCSSNIPGLYAAGDSLCSMQNGGIYTQVGSSLAGSGAQGALAGKTAARYAASVQEVRVTDEDLNLIRSDIYAPYLRERGFSPRWVTRTMQGVMIPNFILYVKSEERLQAALTYIEYIRDHQVPLLKADDLHELRLCHETANMVLNAEMKLRASLMRKESRGSHYREDYPERNDDEWLCWIKIRQDKDGNMETVKHPVPAV
- a CDS encoding alpha/beta hydrolase, whose translation is MKKTTALFLAFLTVSAGFARPSAPTSTNDDRLKKLLERRPELDADNDGILTLTELRAARGQIPKQPKNSQRKQPKKHPPTFADVSYGAHASMTLDFWQADSDTPTPLFVFIHGGGFRSGDKSTINPILLEGFLSNGVSAASINYRLSGIAPFPAQMHDSARAIQFLRSKAAEWNIDPEKLAAGGGSAGSGIAQWLAFHDDLKNPESRDPVEQQSTRLTCALAFSMQSTYDPRVIQKIIPGIAFDDSALKLFYGLPADWNWETDPIDKKLDARIKEASPINHLTADDPPVFIYHSEKTRQPGNIHHPNFGIHLAEAMDKLNIDYIRTTSADYDSRSAPFEAMVQFVLKQVQNGGNKTAQ
- a CDS encoding HAD family hydrolase, giving the protein MEILRNKTAFICDMDGVIYHGKNLLPGVTEFVNWLKAEHKKFLFLTNNSALTLRELSEKLGRMGLDVDESHFYSSARATAAFLASQKPKGTAYVIGDAGIINALYDEGYSINDTNPDYVVVSEGDNYDYARICKATRLVNEGAKLIGTNPDLTGPVEGGVLIPSTGALLAPIELATGSKAYYVGKPNPLMMRNALKKLECRREETVIVGDRMDTDIIAGIEAEIATCLVLSGVSSRESVTQFAYCPDYILNGVGDIVPS
- a CDS encoding GNAT family N-acetyltransferase, translating into MKKTTIDPVTDRSSIAETAALAKEIWNEYFVPLIGQAQVDYMLGKFQSIETISAQIAAGTEYYLARTDDEPCGYLALIPNKPEGKLMLSKIYVKNATRGTGLGTALLEQTQKRASETGAQAVWLTVNRGNSESIAWYRRKGFIATDEVKKDIGSGFYMDDYIMELKLPPPCA
- a CDS encoding porin family protein, whose product is MMKITRIIPCAVLALAVAVQVADAETLLGKNYIGGSFGIIQFGNDFLDDVFGTGKGVQGSGNIVLHEHVDLNLTGGYLWADGDFLGLDADVSVFSGGAYLVYHFLPGEKINPFLNVGAGAVRTEIEVAGFEEHETDASFDVGGGVEIEATEAVLFRGSVDYTTIDNDDDVTLSATLGYWFTEQLLGGAGFSYTIDGEDITGDISLTFTM
- a CDS encoding type II secretion system protein, producing the protein MKKTLKKQGFTLVEIMIVVAIIGLLAAIGIPSFQKARANSVKKSMENNARIVIGAAEQWAMETAQPTNATVSASDLVEYIKGGSAALKVGNQTGTIPSSTSLSFYDSGVTNVASGMYTSYGNY
- a CDS encoding sigma-54-dependent Fis family transcriptional regulator; translated protein: MAKILIADDDPTILSLLNKILLSKGYEVQLAEHGGVAEKLLKSEHFDLLISDIKMEPVDGMQLLKRTRQLRPHVGAIMLTAYATVATAVEAMKEGAFDYIPKPFKIDELLETVKRALEYQKSLSEQIGGEGQIEAKKYFGNIVAESEQMINVCEMIKRVAPTKTTIMISGESGTGKELVAEAVHSFSARSEGPFLPVNCAALPETLIESELFGHTKGAFTGANAEKEGLFEAARGGTLFLDEINSIPHSLQSKLLRAIQNKKIRKVGGTEEFDVDVRILAASNRNLESMVKEGTFREDLFYRLSVISIDIPPLKTRPEDILPLAQHFISQELEPGEPFPTMDSTVLGILQSYSWPGNVRELQNVIQHCLTFLHDNKITKETLPSKLIVSYEENPAARKPAATGEFEKGKSLKAFLRAKEKEYLKTVIDTMGGDKVAAAKELDISLATLYRKLPEEEQDA